The following DNA comes from Phytohabitans rumicis.
GCGGTTGACGCGATAGGGGCCGCGCGGAGGTTAGCGCCGCGGCTGTCCGCGCGTGCGGCGCAGCATGATCGGGACAGCACGTTTCCGGTGGAGGACTTCGCGGATCTGCGCGGTGCGGGGCTCTTCGGCCTGATGGTGCCCCGGCGGCTGGGCGGCGTGGAGGCCGGGTTCGCCGAGTACGCCGCGATCGCGTACGAGCTGGCGCGGGGCAACGGGGCGACGGCGCTGGTCTTCAACATGCACGCGTCCGTCACCGGCGCGCTCAACGCGATCGACGAGGACGTCGCCGAGTCGCTGGGCGTACCCGATGAGGCCCTTGCCGCCCGCGACCGCCTGCTGGCCGAGGCGGCGGCCGGCTCCTGGTACGGCGTGGCGATGAGCGAGCGCGGCGCCGGCTCCCGGCTGTCCCAGCTCGCCACCACGTACGAGCAGGTGGACGGCGGCTACCACATCAAGGGGGCGAAGACGTTCTGCTCCGGGGCCGGGCACGCCGACGCGTACCTGGTGGCGGCCCGCAGCGTGGGCGACCAGTCGGTGGTCTCCCAGTTCCTGGTGCCGGCGACCCTGACCGGCCTGCAGGTCGAGCCCACCTGGGACGCGCTCGGCATGCGCGCCACCGCCTCGCACGACCTGCACCTGGACGTGACCGTGCCGGACGACACGCTGCTGGGCGGCGTCGAAGGGCTGGCGCTGGTGGTCGCTCAGCTCATGCCGCACTGGCTGATCGCCAGCTACGCCGCCGTGTACGTCGGGGTGGCGCAGGCGGCCGTCGACGCGGCGGTCGAGCACGTGACCAAGCGCGGGGTCGCCGAGCTGCCGTCGGTGCGTTCCCGGATCGGTCGTGCCGACGCGGCCGTGGCGGCGGCCCGCCTGGTCGTGGCGGAGGCGGCCCGGCGGGTCGACGAGGACCCCGGGGCGGCCGAGACCCACCGCTGGGTGTGGCGGGCCAAGCTGCTGGCCGGGACGACCGCCGCGGACGTGGCGGCGTCGATGCTGGAGGCGGCCGGCACCTCGGCCACCCGGCGCGGGCACCCGCTCGAACGCCTTTACCGCGACGCCCGATGCGGCTCGCTGCACCCGGCCACCTCGGACGTATGCGCGGACTGGCTCGGCGTGGCCGCGCTGGGCGGCGACCCTGATCGAGACGGGACCACGCCCCGATGGTAGGGATGCCGGTCGTCGCCGGGCTTGGCATCGCGATGCCCGCCCAGGCCCACCAGGACGACCTGTGGCGCGGGTTCTTCGCCGAGCACTACTCGGGGACGACCCGGGCGCTGGCTCAGCGGATCTTCGCCAACGCCGGCGTACGCACCCGGCACGCGGTCGCCAACCCGCTGGTCGAGGACGTCTCCGGCTGGCCGACCGAGCGGCGCATGCACCGGTACCTGGTCGAGGCGCTGCCGCTCGGCAAGGAGGCGGTGGACCGGGCGCTCACCGACGCCGGCATCTCCGCCGCCGACATCGGCCTCTTCGCGGTCTGCTCCTGCACCGGGTACGTGACGCCGGGGCTGGACATCCTGCTCGCCCGCGACATGGGGATGGCGGCGGACACCCAGCGGCTCTTCGTGGGGCACATGGGCTGCTACGCGGCGATGCCCGGACTGGGCGCCGCGGCGGACTTCGTGACCGCGCGCGGCCGTCCCGCGCTGCTGCTGTGCGCCGAGCTGACCAGCCTGCACCTGCAGCCGGCGTCGGCCCGCGTGGACACCCAGCAGATCGTGGCGCACGCGCTCTTCTCGGACGCCGCGGCCGCCGCCGTGGTCCTGCCCGGCAACGCCCGGGGGTACGCCGTCCGTGAGGTCGCCTCGG
Coding sequences within:
- a CDS encoding acyl-CoA dehydrogenase family protein produces the protein MAVDAIGAARRLAPRLSARAAQHDRDSTFPVEDFADLRGAGLFGLMVPRRLGGVEAGFAEYAAIAYELARGNGATALVFNMHASVTGALNAIDEDVAESLGVPDEALAARDRLLAEAAAGSWYGVAMSERGAGSRLSQLATTYEQVDGGYHIKGAKTFCSGAGHADAYLVAARSVGDQSVVSQFLVPATLTGLQVEPTWDALGMRATASHDLHLDVTVPDDTLLGGVEGLALVVAQLMPHWLIASYAAVYVGVAQAAVDAAVEHVTKRGVAELPSVRSRIGRADAAVAAARLVVAEAARRVDEDPGAAETHRWVWRAKLLAGTTAADVAASMLEAAGTSATRRGHPLERLYRDARCGSLHPATSDVCADWLGVAALGGDPDRDGTTPRW
- a CDS encoding type III polyketide synthase, which translates into the protein MVGMPVVAGLGIAMPAQAHQDDLWRGFFAEHYSGTTRALAQRIFANAGVRTRHAVANPLVEDVSGWPTERRMHRYLVEALPLGKEAVDRALTDAGISAADIGLFAVCSCTGYVTPGLDILLARDMGMAADTQRLFVGHMGCYAAMPGLGAAADFVTARGRPALLLCAELTSLHLQPASARVDTQQIVAHALFSDAAAAAVVLPGNARGYAVREVASVTDTSTADHMTWDVTDLGFRMGLSPRVPQVLAQHVRRFIDELLARHGLVLSDVDGWAVHPGGPRILTVVERELALPPGALDASRETLAAYGNCSSPTVLLILEALRQRPEPPRWVITLAFGPGLTLYASLLERV